AGACGAAGTTCGACGCCATGCCGCGGCCGGGACCGCGCGGCAAGCGTCCGGAGTAAGCCAGATTTGTCAGGGGTTGGTGTTACAGCCGCCGCGGATCGCAGCCCGCGGCGGCTTCCTTTTATCCGGAAACCGCGCGGCGGCCGACCGCCCCCCCGGCCGGCCGCCCCACCCCGCGCTCACTCCACCACGTAGATTTCGAGGAGCGCGATGCCGGTGGTGCCGCCCACGCCGGAAACCAGGACCGTGTAGGAACCCGGCTGGAAGGTCGCGACGAACGCCGCGTCCTTGCTGCCGGCAGGCAGTTCGAACGCGCCCAGGCCCGCAGCCGTGGACGCCGTGGTCGCCGCGCCGGCGTTGCTGCCCCAGTCGTCATTTGTCAGCAGCACTTGATCCGTCGTCGAGCCGGAGGGTTTGCCGTAGATCGCCATCTGCGGATCCGCCAACACCTCGGCGGCCGGGAGCCCGAGCGCGGTGAGCCGCGGCCCGACCGCCCGGATCAGGAGCGTCTTGGGGCCGTACGAGACCACGAACCCGCCGATCAGGACTTCGCTGCCCGTGCCGGCGAAGCCGCGCGCCGAGAGGTTCACCAGGCGCGGCTGCGAGGCGCTGGAGTTCGTGTCGTACACCTCGACGAGCGCGATGCCGGTGCCGTCGCTGGCGCCGCGCGTGATCGCCGAATACATGCCTTCGCTGAGGTCGGTGAGGATGGCGGCGTCGGTGCTGCCCGCGTGCAGGCTGAATGCGCCGACGCTCGCGGCCGCGGTGACGATCGCACCGGCGTTGCTCGCATCGCTCCAGTTGTCGCTCGCGAGCAGGTCGGCATAGGCGCCGGACTCATACCGCTTGAGGCTGAGCTGCGGATCCGCGAGGCGGTTGTCGACGTTGAGGTCGGCGAGCGTCGGCCCCACGCCGCGGATCAGCATCGGCTTCGCGCCGGTGCCGGAAATCACGAAGCCGGGAAACAGCTGCTGGTTGCCCGTGCCCACCCAGCCGCGGGTCGAGAGGTTCACCAGCCGGCCCGCAGTCGTGACCACCGCGGTGACCGACACCACCACCGGATCGCTGGCGATCGTCTGGGCATTGGCGGTGACGAGACACCGGTAGGTAGAACTTTGATACGCCTGGGCGCTGAGGAGCGCGAGCGACGCGGCGGTGGCGCCGCTGATGTCCTGCCACTCCCCGTTCACCAGCATCTGCCACTGGTAGGTCGTGGCGTAGCTGGTGGTCGCGGTCACGCTGAGCGTGGTGGCGTTGCCGGCGTCGAGCGTCACCGTGCCGCTCTGGTCGGCCACGACGGTGAATCCGCCGGTGTCGTCCCCACCGGGGTTGCCGTTCACGGAACTCGAGACGCGCCAGGTCGACGGCTTGGCCCAGTGTTCGGCCGCCGTCGCCGCAGCGTCCCGCACCACGATGGAGCAGCCGCCGCCCGATGCGGCGGCATACCAGTCGGTCTCGTAACGGAACTTGAGGATATGGACGTACCACGGCGCGGGGAGCGTCAGTGCGATGGTCTCCCCGGTGTTGTCGAGCGCGCCGTCATAGGAGCCCGCGGCAAGCGTGGCCGCCGCCCCCGGGTAGCGGGTGAGGAACGTGCTGCGCGCCTTCGCCACCACGACGTAGGCGCCGGCAGCCAGGGTCGTGCCGCTCGCGAAGGTGTAGTCCAGGCCGTTGGTGAACCGCACGCCGCTGAGATCGAGCGTGGTGGCGCCGATGTTCTTCAGCTCGATGAACTCGTAGTCGCTCGCGCTCGAGGCGGCGGCTGGCTGGTACATGAGCTCGGTGATGCGGAGGTTGTTCAGCAGATCCGTGTACGCCGACGGCAGCGTCGTCGCGTTGGAGATGCCGGGCGTCGGCACCGCGAAGCTGGCCCACGTCATGCCGCCGTCCGTTGCGCGGCCCGTGGAGTACTCCGCGGGCTGGGCCGCGAAGTCCACCTGGTCGATCAGCGTGCCGTTGGCCCCGAGCAGCGCGAGGAGGTCGAAATCGGCGTCGAGCGCGAACGTGATGTCGGCGCCGTACAGCGTGACGAAGCCGGTGGGCGCGATGAAGCTGAGCGCCGGGAACGCGAAGCGGCTCGGGTAGTTCACGGCATCGTCCGTCAGCCGCACGCCCGCGAGCGCGACCGGCGTGGCGGCGGGATTGTAGAGTTCGACGAAGTCGTGATCGACGCGGTAGCCGATGCGCCCCGCCCACTCGTTGATCTTCACCGCGGCCGGACTGCCGAGCGTCACCGCCGCGCCGTTGGCCGCACCCGCGGTCGGCACGGTGAGCGCCCACGTGTCGGCGCTGCTGCCCGTGCGGCTGATCGAGTAGTCGCTGATCTGATACCCGAAGGTGATCGTGTCCAGGAGCGTGGTGCCGTCGCTGTCGTAGAGCTGCACGACGTCGCCCTCCGCATCGAGGGCGAAGCCCGTGTGCAGGCCGGAGCCGGTCGTGTTGGTGTCGGCGTACAACACCAGGTAACCGCCGGCGGCGATCGTGGTGCCGGCGGGGAACACGTATTTCTGCGGCGTGGCGGGATCGTCGGTCAGGCTCCTGCCCGCGAGGCTCACGGCGGCCGTGCCCGCGTTGTGGAGCTCGATGATGTCGGGATAGGTGCCGTCGAGCGCGATCTTGGTATTGGTCGCGAGGACCTCGTTGAGCCGCAGGCTGGGCGTGCTCGTCGCGGCGAGCGTGGCCGTGCTCGTGGCCGCGGCCGGCGTGGTCTTCGCCGCCCCGATGAGCCCGAGCAGGTAGGCCTGGCGTTGCGTCATGAAGCTCTTGATCGAGCTGCGCACCGTGGCGGACGCCCAGCCGGAGAGGTGGTTGTCCACGAACTGGTAGAAGGGCGGGTACGCGTTCGCGGAGGTGTCCGCATCGAACACCGTCCCGTAAAGCTCGCGGATCGCCGCGTAGTACTTGGCGCGAAACGCCGCGTTGCCCGTGGTGGAGCTGTTACCCATCAGCGGCAGCAGCGGCTTCATCAGCGTGACCGAGCCTACGCCGGCGCGGCTGACCGTGTCGGTCTCGGTCATGTCGTAGAGCCCCACGGCCGTGGCGCTCACCGCGCCGTCGCCCGTGCCGAGGATCGTGTCCATGTCGTGCGGCAGCAGCACCATCCGGGTGGTCGTGCCGTCGTTGACGAAGGCGGCGGCGTAGTCGTCGTCCTCGCCGGTGGAGAGGTTGGGCTCGTTGTTGAGGAGGATGGTGAACACGGCCATCCAGCGCGCGAGGTAGTCGAGGTCGGCGACGTTGGAGAGCGTGGTCACGTTGGCGTCGGAAAACCCGGTGTTGTTCCAGGTGCCGGCCGCGACGTTGCCGGAGGTGGCGTTGTTGAAATACGGCGCGGCGGTGTCCTGCCAGGTCTTGGTGAACGCCATCACGTCGGACCAGTCGTTGGCGGCGGAGTTGTTCTCCTTTTGCCAGCCGCTCCAGGTGGCGCTCGGGCTGGTGGGCGCGGTGCTCGAGGTGTAGGCCCACGAGGAGGTGCTGGTCTTCCGGTAGAGCTGCACGGACTGGGCGAGGGGGAAGTGGTTGTCGGCATAGTCGCCGTTGAAGTCCTCAACGCGGACCCACATCCCGAAGTCGCCCGTGGCGCCGCTGCTCACGGTCGACTCGGTGCCCTGGCGGCGCAGCTCGACCGGGGAGACGTCGGCGGCGACGAGTCCGGCCGCGGTCTGCAGCCGCATGGCAAGATACTGCAGGTAGGAGGCCTTGGGGTTCAGGTTGAAGCTCGAGACGCCGTCCCACTTGTGGTCATTCGGAATCTTGAAATGCAGCGGCTTGAACGTGTAGCTGCGGCTGCTGTTGCCCCGAATGCGCATGGAGCAGAGGTAGCGGATCGTGGTGTCGATGCCGCGGGTGACGACCAGGGTGACGTTGAACTCGCGATCGCTGTTGGGATTGCTGGAGGCGAGCGAGGTGAAGGCGGCGTTCTCGGCGGCGGTCAGCACGAGCCGGTAGACGGGCGCAGCGGAGCTCACAACCTCATCGTCGACCTGGTATGTGCCGTTGGTGTTCTGTCCCTCGCTCGACGGCGCGGGCCAGGTGCGGGTGTTGGTGCCGTCCGTGGCCGAGATATAGAACTCAACGATCGTCTTGGCCGCCATCGCGGGCAGCGCAGCGGTGAAGTTGCCCGAGCCGTCGTGGTCCATCGTGACGGCGGCGTAGGAGCCCGGGCTGGTGGAGGTGGCGACGCGCCACCAGAGCGTGGCGGTGAGCGCGCTGGCGGCGGATTCGTCGGCCAGCGAGCAGGAGATGGTTACGGCGCTGCTGCTCGTCGGCACGGCCGGCGAGTGCTTCACGTCGGTGATCACGGGGGCGACGTTGGTGGAAAGGAGGGAGTTCGCGGCGCCGGGCGAGCCGCCGGTGGCAGTCGATGCGCCCCAGTTTTGTCCGTTGGTCGTGGCGAGGGAGGGGTTGCGGCGCTCGAGCGAGGCGCCGGCGCTGTTGGCGCGGGACACCCACGACCAGCCGCCCAGGGAGTCGCGCGTGCGCGTGGCCCAGTCGCCCTCGTCGGCGTAGTCGACCTCGTCAACCACGGTCCACGCGCCGGTGGTGTCACCCGGTTTGGACAAGGCGACGGTTTCGCCGTTGTTGGCGAGGTGGCCCGTCCAGGGGCCGTAGACGGTGGCGAGGCCGGTGGCGGCCTGGAGCGAGCTGACGTTGGCGGCGACGACGACGTAGCCCTTGGCGGCAATCGTGGTGCCGGCGGGGAAGGTGTAGCTGACGCCCTGGGTGAAGGCCCAGCCCGAGAGGTCGACGGCGGTGGCGTCGGGGTTGTACAGCTCGATGAACTCGAGGCCGGTGTTCTCGGGATACGTGGTGCCCGGCCGGTACATCAGTTCGTTGATCACCGGGGCGCCGCGCAGCGCGGCGGCACCGGCCACGAGGGCCAGGAGGACCGGCAGGAGCAGACGGGAACGGGCGCGCGCAAGGAGCCGTCGCACGCAGGCACGCCAGGCGGAATTCGCAGAAAACATGAGGGCGGGAGTTGAGGAGCCGTGGGGCGGCAGCGATCGGCGCGATGCGCTGCTCCCGCCGGGGAAAGACTCCCGGATTGTTAAGCTACGGTTCGGCGGGGCCGCCGAAATTGTTAAGCCGGGGTAAAGGCTGGTACTTCCGGGACGAAACCGCGTCGAAACGGGACATGCGCCCCGACCTGCTGCAGCAACGACGCTTTGAGCTGAAGTACCGCGTGAAAGAGTCCACCGCGGCGGCCATTCGCGCGCACGTCCGGAGTCACCTCGTGCCCGACGAGTACGCGGCGGGCCAGCCGGACCACGCCTACGCCGTCCACAGCCTGTACCTCGATTCCGCGGACCTGCGGCTGTATCACGCGACGCTCAACGGCGACCGAAACCGCTACAAGCTGCGGTTGCGGTACTACGACGACGCGGCGAATGCCCCGGTGTTCTTCGAGATCAAGCGCCGCGAGGACCACTGCATCCACAAGCAGCGGGCGGCGGTGCGGCGCTCCGCGCTGCACGCGCTGCTCGCCGGACGCTGGCCGGGGCCGGCCGATCTCTTCGGCAGCAGCCCGCGGCAATTGCTCGACCTCCAGGAGTTCAGCCGGCTCCTCCAGCACGTGCGCGCCCGGCCGCAGGCGCGCGTCATCTACCGGCGGGAAGCGTGGATGTCGCCGTGGGACAACTCCGCGCGCGTCACCTTCGATCGCGACGTGCGCAGCCTCCCGCACCGCACGGAGGAGCTGACGCTCGAAGACCGCGGCGCCGTGCGACCCTTCGGCGAGGAGGTGATCTTCGAGATCAAGTACACCGACCGCATGCCGGCCTGGGCGGCGGAACTGGTCCACGTCTTCGAATTGGTGCAGAGCGGTGCGGCCAAGTACGTCGAGGGGCTCCATTCCTCCGGAGCGACACGGCCGCCCTCCCCGGTCGCCGGGCACAGCGCGACCGACAGCCGCCAGTTCTGGGCGGCCGACCGCGCGAGCGTGCCGGTCTGAAGGGCGGCCGCAGCGCCACTTTTTCCGCCAACCCTCAACTCCTCCTCCGCGCATGCTCGATTTCTTCGTCCGAGGTGACTACGGCGCCACGCCCGCCAGCTTCGAAACGGTGCTGCTGGCGCTGCTGCTGGCCTTCCTCCTCGGCCTGGTGATGGCCTGGGCCTACATGACCTGCCACAGCGGTGGTTCGTACTCCCGCGCGTACGTCGTCTCCCTCGTGCTCATGCCCGTGATCGTGGCGCTGGTGCTGTCGGTGCTGAGCAACAACCTCGTCACTGCGTTCGGGCTGATGGCGGTCTTCGCGATCGTCCGTTTCCGCAACATCCTCCGCGACACGCTGGACACCGCCTACATCCTGGCGGCAATCGTCGTCGGCATGGCGTGCGGCTCGCAGAAGTACGCGACGGCGGTGGTCGGCTGCGGCGTGATCCTGCTCGTGGTGATCGCGCTGGCGCTGACGCAGTTTGGTCGCCGCAGCCACTACGACCTGGTGCTCAACCTGCACTGGGCCAGCCCCGTGGCGCGGCTGGGCGAACTGCAGGCCCTCCTGGACCGACATGCGTGGCGCGCGGTCTGCGCCCATCACCAGCCCACCCCCGACGGCTCCGGCATCGATCTCTCGTACCGGCTGCTCCTGCGCGATCCAGACCGGCGCGAGGAACTCCTGCGCGAGCTCGGCGCGCTGGCGGGCGTGTCGTGCCTCGCCAGCATCACCGCCCACGACGACTCGGAGATCTGACCCATGCCGACGCCGCCGCCCCCCATTCCCGTTTCGCGCCGCCAGCGCTGGCGCGAGTTCAGGCACCGCGTGCTGCCATTCCTGCTTTTTGCCGGCAGCCTGGCCCTGGTGACCGTGCTCTGGCGCCGTTCGGTGGCCCCACCCATGTTCGTCGCCACCGCCGAGGCCGACCAGACCGAGGTGCGCTCCGTGGCCGGCGGCTGGCTCTCGAGTCTCGACGTGGAGGTCCTGCAGCCCGTCGAAGCGGGCGCGGTGCTGGGCCACGTCGTCACGACGGATCCGCGGGTCCTGGAGGCCTCGCTCGGCGTCGCCCGCGCCGAGCTGCAGTTGCTGACCGCGAGCCTGGAGCCGGCGCTGAACCAGCAGCGGATCGCGGTCGATCGCGACCGGTTGAACCTCGAGTGGATGCAACAGCGCGTCGAACTCGCGTCGCTCCGCGTGCGCGTGACGCAGGCGGCGAGCGATCTCGCCCGGTCCGCCAAGCTGCACGCGCAGCACATGGTGACGGACCAGGAGCACGAACTCGCCCGCACGACGCACGACGAGCTCACCGCCCAGTTGCACGAGACCATGGCGCTGGTGGCGAAGCTGGCGCCGAAGTTCGATGCCACCGCGCCCGAAGCGATCCCGACGCCATCGGTGCAAGGCACGCTCTCGGCGGCGCTCCGGCTGGAAGAGGAGAAAGTCCGGCTGATCGAGGCGCAGCTCAGTCCCCAACCGCTGCGCGCGCCGCGCGGCGGCGTGGTCTCGGCGGTGTTTCGCCGCGCCGGCGAAGGAATCGTGAGCGGCGAATCGATCGTGCGCATCACGGGGACCCGTCCGCTGCGGCTCGTGGGCTACCTGCGCCAGCCGCTGCCGCTCGAGCCGCGGCCCGGCATGCTCGTCGAGGTGCGTTCGCGGCAGTTCCAGCGCCGCGTCGCCCAGGCGAAAATCGTGCAGGTCGGCACCGCCATGGAATTCCTGCCCGCGCCCGTGCTCGCCGCGATGCGCATCCCCGTCACCGCCGAGCCATCGGAGCTCGGGCTCCGCATTCATCTTTCGCCCGTGGAGGAACTCGGGCTGCGTCCCGGCGAAATCGCTGACGGCATCATTGTGAAGTAAAAGTGCAGGTGAGAGTGAAAAGGCGGGCGGACTGGAGTGAAGCGGGAGTGAAGTGAGCAAACGGGCCCCGAGCCGCCGGCCCCACCTTCCTCCATTATCATAAACCGCCGCGTCTCGGTGGTTTATAATCCCCCATCCCGGATTATCCCGGCCTGACAGCATTTCCGGCGGGGTTCGTGGCACGGCCCTCGTCGGTCCGCGCCGCGGCCAGCACGCTCCGGCCATGATCAAGCGACTCGTTCCGTGGATCGCGTTCCTGCTGCTGGCCGGGGGCGCGCTGCTGTGGTGGCGCCGTTCCACCGGCGCCGCGACCGCCTCCCTGGTGTTTCGAACCGCCACGGTGCAGCGCGGGGATGTGACGCAGACCGTCACGGGCAGCGGCTCGCTTTCGGCGCTCATCACCGTCGATGTCGGCAGCCAGGTGTCGGGCAACATCGCGAAGCTGTATGTGGATTACAATGACACGGTGAAGGCCGGCCAGCTCCTGGCGGAGATCGAGCCGACGACCTATGAGGCCAAGGTTTTCCAGGCGGAGGCGGACCTGCTGTCGGCGCAGGCCGCCCTCGATCTCAAGCAGCTTGCCGTGCGCCGCGCCAGCGAGCTGCTGGGCCGGAAGCTGCTCTCGCAGTCGGACTACGACGACGCCGCGGCCGCGCTGCGCCAGCAGGAGGCCTCGTTCAAGAAGGCGACGGCGGCGATGAAGAGCGCCAAGACCGACCTCGACCGCTGCAAGATCTACTCCCCCGTGGACGGCGTCGTGCTGAAGCGCACGGTGTCCGCCGGCCAGACCGTGCAGTCGAACTACAACGTTGCCACCCTCTTCACGATCGCGCGCGACCTGCGGCAGATGGAAATCGAGGCGGCGATCTCGGAGGCGGACATCGGCGGCGTGGAGGCCGGGCAGGCGGTGACCTTCACGGTCGACGCGTTTCCCGGGCGCTCCTTCCAGGCGAAGGTGCGGCAGATCCGCAACAACTCCACCGTCTCGAACAACGTCGTCACGTACCCGACCATCATTTCGGTGGACAACGCGGACCTGAAGCTGCGGCCCGGGATGACGGCGAACGTCGTCATCGCGACGGCTCGTCGCAGCCACGTCCTGCGCGTGCCCAATGCCGCGTTGCGCTTCAAGCCGCCGGAGGGGGCGTCCGTGCTCGCGGCGGCGGAGGCGAATGGCCCGGACGGCGCCGGCGGGCCGCCGGCCTTCGACCGCCTGCCGGACGAGATCAAGCAGCGCATGCTGGCCGACTTTGACAAAAACGGCGACGGCCGCCTCGACGCCGACGAGCAGAAGACGATGCAGGCGACGCTGCGCAACCGGCGCGCCGCGGCCCAGGGCAGCGCGGGTGGGTTCGGCCCGCCCGATGGCGGCATGGGCGGCCCGCCTCCGGGGGGCGGTGGTCCGGCCGGGGGCGGCGCCGGCGGCGGATCGGGCGGCAGCGCCCGCGTGGTGCGCGCCGCCGGCTCGGCCGTCGACCACTCGCAGCCCGTCACCGTGTACGTCGTGCAAGGCACACCCGATGCCGCAGGACGAGCCAGCGGTGCGCTGCAGCCGAGGCCGGTCTTTGTCGGCGTAAGCGACAGCACGTACACCGAGATTCTCTCCGGGATCGAGGAGGGTGCTGTCCTCGCCAGCGGCACGCTGTCCGCGCAGCAGCTCGCGACGACGCCGGCGAAGACCGGCACGAACAACCTCTTTGGTCCGCCGCGCCCGCCCGGCGCGCGCAAGTGAGCCGCGACCCGCACGCCATGCAACCGGTCATCGAGATCACCGACCTGCACCGCATCTACCAGACGGGGGGTGCGCCCGTGCATGCGGTGCGCGGCGTGTCGCTGCGCGTGATGCCGGGCGAGTTCGTCGCGGTGATGGGCGCGAGCGGCTCGGGCAAGTCGACGCTGATGAACACGCTTGGCTGTCTCGACCGCCCGACGCGCGGCTCGTACCGGGTCGACGGGACGGATGTGTCGGCGCTGGACAGCGACGCGCTCGCCGCCATCCGCAACCGCAAGATCGGTTTCGTCTTCCAGGGCTTCAACCTCCTGGCCCGCACCACCGCGCTCGAAAACGTCGAGCTGCCGATGCTCTACGCGCACCCGCCGCTGCCGAGCGGCGAACTGCGGGCGCGGGCCTTGCACGCGCTCGCCCAGGTGGGGCTCAGCGACCGCGCCGACCACGTGCCGAGCCAGCTCTCGGGCGGGCAGCAGCAGCGCGTCGCAATCGCGCGGGCCCTCGTGCTCGGACCTTCGCTCCTGCTCGCCGACGAGCCGACGGGAAACCTGGATACGCGCACCAGCATCGAGATCATGGGCGTGTTCCAGCAGCTCAACGCCGCGGGCATGACCGTCGTGATGGTCACGCACGAGCTGGACGTCGCCCGCTTCGCCCGCCGCATGATCGTCATGCGCGACGGCCGCGTGCGGCGGGACGAGCCGATTGCCGCGCGCGCGGCGGCGGCGACCGAGCTGGCCCGCGTCGCGGCGGAGGAACAGGCCGCGGAACTCATCCCATGAAACGTCTGCTCGCCATTCTGCGCGTCGCCCTCCGGGCGCTCCGACGCAACGTCCTGCGCACCTTCCTCACGATGCTGGGCATCATCATCGGCGTGGCCGCGGTGATCGGCATGGTGAGCATCGGCACCGGCGCGCGCGTGCAGGTCGAGCAGCAGATCGCCGCGCTGGGGCAGAACGTGATCATGGTCATGGCCGGCAACATGAGCCGCGGCGGGATGTTCTCGGGCATGGGCGGCGCGCCGACGCTGACGCTCGAGGACGCGTTCGCGTTGCGGAACGAAGTCGACGGCGTCGCCACGATGAGCCCCGAGGTGCGCGGCAATGTGCAGGTCGTGGCCGGCAATCTGAACTGGAACGTGCAGGTGATGGGCGTGAGCCACGAGTACCTCGACCTGCGCGCCTGGCCGCTGAGTGAGGGCGACTTTTTCACCGAGCAGGACATCCGCGCGAGCACCCGTACCTGCGTGCTCGGCCAGACCACGGCGAAGAAGCTCTTCGAGGACGCCAGTCCGATCGGCGCCGCGGTGCGCGTGAAGGGGATCCCGTTCACCGTCGTGGCGGTGCTCGCGCCGAAAGGCTCGAACATGATGGGCCAGGACCAGGATGACGTCGTGTTTGTCCCTTACTCCACCGCGATGCGCCGGCTCTTCGGGCAGAATTTCCTGCGCGCGATCAACCTGGGCGCGGCGAGTCCCGATCGGATCAAGGACGTCACGACGCAGGTGGCCGAACTGCTGCGGCAGCGGCATCGCATCCAACCCGGGCGCGACGACGATTTCATGGTGCGCACGCAGCAGGAGATCACAGAGTTCGCGACCTCGACGGCGAAGACGATGACCGGGCTGCTGGGCGCGATCGCCGGTGTGTCGCTGCTCGTCGGCGGCATCGGCATCATGAACATCATGCTGGTGTCAGTCACGGAGCGCACGCGGGAGATCGGCATCCGGCTGGCGGTGGGCGCGCGGCGACGCGACATCCTGCGGCAGTTTCTGACCGAGGCGGTGGTCTTGAGCATCGCCGGCGGGCTGGTCGGGATCGCGACCGGCGTGGGCGTTTCGATGGCGCTCGCGGCGCAGTTCAACTGGCCGACGCTGACGCCGACGTACGCGGTCGCGGGAGCGTTCCTCTTCAGCGCGATGGTCGGCGTGTTCTTCGGCTACTACCCGGCGAGGAAAGCCGCGCAGCTCGATCCCATCGAAGCACTGCGGTACGAATAGGTCAGAAGCCGGATATCAGGAGCCAGATGTCGGACGTCAGATGTCAGAAGCCTGAGGCCGGATATCCGAAGCCAGAGACCGGGAACCGGAGGCCGGATGTCAGATATCAGAGGTCAGACGTCAGCGTCAGACTAGGCCCGGCTGTCCGCCGCACCCTTGCGGGCCTCTGGCATCGGTTTGGCTTCCGACCTCTGACATCTGGCCTCTGGCTTCTGACATCTGGCCTCCGGCTTCCGGCTTCTGGCCTCCGTAATTACTTCTTCTTGCAGCAGCCTTCCTTCTTCTCGCCCTCGGCGCCGGCCGGGCACTGCTTCTTTTCGCCCTTCTGGCAGCAGGCGGGTTTGTTGGCCTTGTCGCACTTCGCACAATCTTTGCCCTCGGCTTTGCACTTGGCCTTCATCTCGGCGCAAGCAGCGGCACTCGGGCATTCCTTGGTAGGCTGGGCGGGCTTGGCCTGGTCTGCGGCGTAAGCGGCGAACGCAAAGGCGGCCAGGGCGAAGGAAGCGGTGAGGAGGGTACGGATTTTCATGAAGTTGAAACAGGGGATTGGCTTCGTAACTACACTCAAACCAGACCCTTACCAGCCGATTCTGATCAGCTCGCATCCTCTTGAACGAAACCTCCAGCCGCAAACGACTGCCGGCCACCCGTCCGTGGATCGGCGCCTCCGCCCAACCCGCCGCCGCCCCTGCCCTGCGTCGCGCCGCCTGAGCAGTCAGGCTGGTTGCGTCAAAGGTCTATACGCCTGGTCCTGTCCCGCCGCGGGCAGAGCCGCAGCTAGATGTGACGCCGTGACGGCCTGACCCCATTTCCGACGGGGTCAGGCCGTCACGGCGTCACACGCAAGGCTACGTGGTCGTTGCGCGCGCTTCGCGGGCGAGGCGGCGTTCCCAGTACCAGGTGAAGAAGACGGGGACGGAGAACAGGGACACGAAATCGAAGACCATGCCGCCCACCACCGGCAGCACCATCGGCTGCATCAGCTCGGACCCGCGGCCCGTGGCCCAGAGCACCGGGATCAGCGAGAGCATGGCCGTCGCGTTGGTCATGATCGCGGGCCGGCGCCGGCGCAGGCCGGCCTGGAAGACCCGGCGGTTCACTTCGGCAAGCGTGCCGGGGTGCGTCTTGAACTGCTCCTGGATGTACGTCCCAAGCAGGATGCCGTCGTTGAACATGACGCCGAGCAGCACCAGGAAGCCGACCACCACGGCGGTCGTCATCTCCGCCCCCCAGAGCCACACGAAGAAGAACCCGCCCGCGGTCGTGACCGTCGCGTTGGCCAAGACGATGATCGCGGTGATCAGCCACGACCGCGTGCCGAGATAGATCAGCAGCACCATCACCGCCATCGACGCGCTGATGATCCAACGGAGAGTCTGGTCGGCCTTGAGCTTCTGCTCGTAGCGGCCCACCCAACGATAGGTCGCACCCGCCGGCAGCTCCAGCTGGCCGGACGACAAGGCGGCCCGGAGCCGCGCATCGGCATCGCGCACGACCTCGACCTCGCCGCGGCCGCGCGCGTTGAGCAGCACGTACTGCGTGCGCTTGCCGCCTTCCGAACGGATCGCCATCGGCCCGATCGTGTAGGTCAGCCCCGCCTCGCTCGGCCGCGTGGCGACGACGCGCGCGTGTCCGGCCTTGATCGCCGCCAATACCGCGGCCGGCAGCGACTCGTCCGCCGGTACGGTGAGTTCGAGCCGGTGCGGATCCAACACGGTCGCGTTGCGTTGCGCCGTAAGCGGCAGGCCGGCGACGAATGCGTTGGCGTCCCCGCCGTGGTCCGCGAGCTGCAGCGTATGCACCGTCGGCACCGCGAGGACACTGCTGAGCGGCACGCCGCCCATCCCACCGGGCACCGGGATGCGCACCCCGAGCAACTCGTCCGGGTCATCGCGCCGCTCGCGTTCGTAGCGGATGCGCACCGGATAACGCAGCGCCCCCTCGACGGAGTACGTCACGGCCATGCCGCCGAGCGCCGTCTCAACCGACCGCATGACTTGCTCGTTGGTCAGCCCGAAGCGCGCAAGCTTAGCCGGATCCAGCCGGATTTCGGCGTAGGGCTTGCCGCCCTCGCGCTGCATCTGCACGTCGGCCGCGCCGGGCGTGGGCTGGATGACCTTCTCGGCCGCCTCGGCGAAACGCTCGAGCGCGTCCTGGTCATCGCCCAGCACCTGCAGCGCGATGAGACTGCGGATGCCGGTGGAGAGCAT
The Opitutus sp. ER46 genome window above contains:
- a CDS encoding HlyD family secretion protein — protein: MPTPPPPIPVSRRQRWREFRHRVLPFLLFAGSLALVTVLWRRSVAPPMFVATAEADQTEVRSVAGGWLSSLDVEVLQPVEAGAVLGHVVTTDPRVLEASLGVARAELQLLTASLEPALNQQRIAVDRDRLNLEWMQQRVELASLRVRVTQAASDLARSAKLHAQHMVTDQEHELARTTHDELTAQLHETMALVAKLAPKFDATAPEAIPTPSVQGTLSAALRLEEEKVRLIEAQLSPQPLRAPRGGVVSAVFRRAGEGIVSGESIVRITGTRPLRLVGYLRQPLPLEPRPGMLVEVRSRQFQRRVAQAKIVQVGTAMEFLPAPVLAAMRIPVTAEPSELGLRIHLSPVEELGLRPGEIADGIIVK
- a CDS encoding ABC transporter permease, with the protein product MKRLLAILRVALRALRRNVLRTFLTMLGIIIGVAAVIGMVSIGTGARVQVEQQIAALGQNVIMVMAGNMSRGGMFSGMGGAPTLTLEDAFALRNEVDGVATMSPEVRGNVQVVAGNLNWNVQVMGVSHEYLDLRAWPLSEGDFFTEQDIRASTRTCVLGQTTAKKLFEDASPIGAAVRVKGIPFTVVAVLAPKGSNMMGQDQDDVVFVPYSTAMRRLFGQNFLRAINLGAASPDRIKDVTTQVAELLRQRHRIQPGRDDDFMVRTQQEITEFATSTAKTMTGLLGAIAGVSLLVGGIGIMNIMLVSVTERTREIGIRLAVGARRRDILRQFLTEAVVLSIAGGLVGIATGVGVSMALAAQFNWPTLTPTYAVAGAFLFSAMVGVFFGYYPARKAAQLDPIEALRYE
- a CDS encoding efflux RND transporter periplasmic adaptor subunit — protein: MIKRLVPWIAFLLLAGGALLWWRRSTGAATASLVFRTATVQRGDVTQTVTGSGSLSALITVDVGSQVSGNIAKLYVDYNDTVKAGQLLAEIEPTTYEAKVFQAEADLLSAQAALDLKQLAVRRASELLGRKLLSQSDYDDAAAALRQQEASFKKATAAMKSAKTDLDRCKIYSPVDGVVLKRTVSAGQTVQSNYNVATLFTIARDLRQMEIEAAISEADIGGVEAGQAVTFTVDAFPGRSFQAKVRQIRNNSTVSNNVVTYPTIISVDNADLKLRPGMTANVVIATARRSHVLRVPNAALRFKPPEGASVLAAAEANGPDGAGGPPAFDRLPDEIKQRMLADFDKNGDGRLDADEQKTMQATLRNRRAAAQGSAGGFGPPDGGMGGPPPGGGGPAGGGAGGGSGGSARVVRAAGSAVDHSQPVTVYVVQGTPDAAGRASGALQPRPVFVGVSDSTYTEILSGIEEGAVLASGTLSAQQLATTPAKTGTNNLFGPPRPPGARK
- a CDS encoding ABC transporter ATP-binding protein; protein product: MQPVIEITDLHRIYQTGGAPVHAVRGVSLRVMPGEFVAVMGASGSGKSTLMNTLGCLDRPTRGSYRVDGTDVSALDSDALAAIRNRKIGFVFQGFNLLARTTALENVELPMLYAHPPLPSGELRARALHALAQVGLSDRADHVPSQLSGGQQQRVAIARALVLGPSLLLADEPTGNLDTRTSIEIMGVFQQLNAAGMTVVMVTHELDVARFARRMIVMRDGRVRRDEPIAARAAAATELARVAAEEQAAELIP